In Romeriopsis navalis LEGE 11480, a genomic segment contains:
- the glyA gene encoding serine hydroxymethyltransferase: protein MTKKNLDFLIEQDAAVAELIGKELQRQQDHLEMIASENFTSPAVMAAQGSVLTNKYAEGLPNKRYYGGCEFVDEIEQIAIDRIKQLFGAAHANVQPHSGAQANFAVFLALLQPGDTIMGMDLSHGGHLTHGSPVNVSGKWFNVVQYGVSQETETLDYDAIMALAKEHKPKIIICGYSAYPRTIHFDKFRAIADEVGAYLMADIAHIAGLVATGLHPNPIPHCDVVTTTTHKTLRGPRGGLIMTRDAELGKKFDKCVFPGSQGGPLEHVIAGKAVAFGEALRPEFKTYSAQVIANAQAMAQQFIERGFKIVSGGTDNHLILVDLRSIGMTGKIADALVSQVNITANKNTVPFDPESPFVTSGIRLGAAAMTTRGMGTVEFAEIANIIADRLLNPEDSGVAAECLKRVETLCSRFPLYPHLREQQPATV from the coding sequence GTGACTAAGAAGAACTTGGACTTTCTGATCGAACAAGATGCCGCTGTTGCTGAGCTGATCGGTAAAGAGCTGCAGCGCCAGCAGGATCACCTGGAAATGATCGCGAGTGAAAATTTTACATCCCCGGCTGTCATGGCAGCTCAGGGTTCGGTATTGACTAATAAATATGCGGAAGGTCTGCCGAATAAGCGCTACTACGGTGGTTGTGAGTTCGTTGACGAAATTGAACAGATTGCGATCGATCGGATTAAGCAACTTTTTGGTGCAGCGCATGCGAACGTTCAGCCCCATTCTGGGGCCCAAGCTAACTTCGCTGTCTTTTTGGCCCTATTGCAGCCGGGCGACACGATCATGGGTATGGATTTGTCCCATGGTGGGCATTTGACCCATGGCTCTCCGGTCAATGTCTCCGGTAAGTGGTTCAACGTGGTGCAGTATGGTGTCAGCCAGGAAACTGAAACGCTCGACTATGACGCAATTATGGCGTTGGCAAAGGAGCATAAGCCCAAGATTATTATTTGTGGTTACTCGGCTTACCCTCGGACGATTCACTTTGATAAATTCCGAGCGATCGCGGATGAGGTTGGAGCGTATTTAATGGCGGATATTGCGCATATCGCCGGTTTGGTCGCAACTGGGTTGCACCCGAATCCGATTCCCCACTGTGATGTGGTGACCACGACAACCCATAAGACTTTGCGTGGTCCCCGTGGTGGTTTGATCATGACCCGCGACGCGGAATTGGGTAAGAAGTTCGATAAATGTGTGTTCCCGGGTAGTCAAGGTGGTCCTTTGGAGCATGTGATTGCGGGTAAAGCCGTCGCTTTTGGTGAAGCGTTAAGACCGGAATTTAAGACTTATAGTGCGCAGGTCATTGCCAATGCCCAAGCGATGGCGCAGCAATTTATCGAGCGTGGATTCAAAATTGTCTCAGGTGGTACCGATAACCATTTGATCCTGGTTGACCTGCGATCGATTGGGATGACGGGTAAGATTGCCGATGCCTTGGTCAGCCAAGTGAACATCACAGCGAATAAAAATACGGTGCCATTTGATCCCGAGTCACCATTTGTCACGAGTGGTATTCGCTTAGGGGCGGCGGCGATGACAACACGTGGTATGGGCACAGTCGAATTCGCTGAAATTGCTAATATTATTGCCGATCGACTGTTGAATCCAGAAGATTCAGGCGTTGCGGCGGAATGCCTCAAGCGGGTCGAGACATTATGCAGCCGTTTCCCCTTGTATCCCCATTTGCGTGAGCAGCAACCAGCGACCGTGTAG
- a CDS encoding Tic20 family protein: MAWRGSSTIVDRIWAALPYILPIASSSFYAFAFVKLLPATAVVMAPISLIGMAYYSVVGTLGMFGELLIFFGLFLFVVRNPKISHFIRYNTMQAMMIGIMITLVNAVFQAINLSAQFVFMQQATDPLGFVLLFFFAAIFVFAAASYCYSLYSVAQGKYAEIKWISDAAYAQTQG, from the coding sequence ATGGCTTGGCGCGGAAGTAGCACAATAGTTGATCGGATTTGGGCCGCATTGCCTTATATTCTGCCGATCGCAAGTTCCAGTTTTTATGCCTTTGCATTTGTCAAACTCCTGCCAGCCACGGCGGTCGTGATGGCCCCGATTAGCCTGATCGGCATGGCTTATTACAGCGTGGTTGGCACACTTGGCATGTTCGGCGAGCTCTTAATTTTCTTTGGTTTATTTCTGTTCGTCGTCCGCAATCCCAAAATCTCCCATTTCATCCGCTATAACACCATGCAGGCGATGATGATTGGGATCATGATTACCTTGGTCAATGCCGTTTTCCAAGCGATTAATCTCTCTGCCCAGTTCGTATTCATGCAGCAAGCAACGGATCCTTTAGGGTTCGTTTTACTCTTCTTCTTTGCCGCTATATTCGTTTTTGCGGCAGCGTCTTACTGCTACTCACTTTATAGTGTTGCACAGGGCAAATACGCCGAAATCAAGTGGATTTCCGATGCAGCCTATGCCCAAACGCAAGGTTAA
- a CDS encoding fumarylacetoacetate hydrolase family protein, translated as MAKRYVRLKTFDQQIFYGLFQIDHTVQTLDAPPWLNGLPTEQILAPEDYELLAPCVPSKIIAIGKNYAKHAAEMGTPLPQAPLIFLKPPTAVIPHKAAILYPPQSTQVEYEGELAIVIGDKASQCTVEHAHSKIWGYTIANDVTARDLQQQDGQWIRAKGFDSFCPLGPWMVREVNPGATLQTYLNGEPRQESSISDMVFSPDFLVSYVSQIMTLWPGDVILTGTPEGVGAMQIGDRVQVEIEGIGTLENVVEQRPQPLQAPMNVEEEQGES; from the coding sequence ATGGCAAAACGCTACGTCCGGTTGAAAACCTTCGATCAACAGATTTTTTATGGCTTATTTCAAATCGATCATACGGTGCAGACCCTGGACGCGCCGCCTTGGTTGAATGGTTTGCCGACGGAGCAAATCTTAGCTCCAGAAGATTATGAACTTTTAGCGCCTTGTGTTCCATCGAAGATTATTGCGATCGGTAAAAACTACGCCAAGCATGCCGCTGAAATGGGCACCCCCCTGCCACAGGCACCCTTAATCTTTCTGAAGCCTCCGACGGCGGTAATTCCACATAAAGCGGCGATTCTCTACCCACCGCAATCAACTCAGGTGGAATACGAGGGGGAATTGGCGATTGTGATTGGGGATAAAGCGTCGCAATGCACAGTGGAACATGCCCACAGTAAGATTTGGGGCTATACGATCGCCAATGATGTCACAGCCCGTGATTTGCAGCAGCAAGATGGGCAGTGGATTCGGGCTAAGGGGTTTGATAGTTTTTGTCCCTTGGGACCTTGGATGGTGCGTGAGGTGAATCCGGGCGCGACTTTACAGACCTATCTCAATGGTGAACCACGACAGGAGAGTAGCATCAGCGATATGGTTTTTAGTCCGGACTTTTTGGTGTCTTACGTGAGTCAGATTATGACGCTATGGCCCGGTGATGTGATTCTTACCGGGACACCCGAAGGCGTGGGGGCAATGCAAATTGGTGATCGTGTGCAAGTTGAGATTGAAGGAATTGGCACTTTAGAAAATGTTGTTGAGCAGCGACCACAACCCCTGCAAGCACCGATGAATGTTGAGGAGGAGCAGGGTGAAAGCTAG
- the rpsF gene encoding 30S ribosomal protein S6 — protein sequence MKNIVYETMYILRPDLNDEQVDQEIEKYQGFIKENSGELSETQHRGKRRLAYEIDRFREGIYIQMNYTNGGAAVASMERAMRLSENVIRYLTVKQEVPEVTEESDAPDPADAV from the coding sequence GTGAAAAACATTGTCTATGAAACAATGTACATCCTGCGACCTGATCTAAACGACGAGCAAGTCGATCAGGAAATCGAGAAGTACCAAGGTTTTATCAAAGAAAACTCAGGTGAACTATCCGAAACACAGCACCGTGGCAAACGTCGCCTTGCCTATGAGATCGATCGCTTTCGCGAAGGCATCTATATTCAGATGAACTACACCAACGGTGGCGCAGCGGTTGCCTCCATGGAAAGAGCAATGCGGTTGAGCGAGAATGTGATTCGCTACCTGACGGTAAAACAAGAAGTCCCGGAAGTAACTGAGGAATCCGATGCACCGGATCCAGCAGACGCTGTCTAA
- a CDS encoding HHL1-like protein, with translation MTNPVGFGKPKQPAKPPVSAGAKKRAAAANEYDEMKSSGMPEYDIYLRVTGQKQWMPVGKIAVKRSTQIHDAIYSNEEALLQGAYHRMPVLKKNRANLSFEYGYRLKGFKDESIELAVRPERKIGNAIQNVVDNVGATISGLFQKKSK, from the coding sequence ATGACTAATCCTGTCGGATTCGGTAAACCCAAGCAGCCCGCAAAGCCACCCGTCTCCGCCGGTGCCAAAAAACGCGCGGCAGCGGCCAACGAATACGACGAAATGAAATCCAGTGGGATGCCCGAGTATGACATTTATCTCCGGGTGACTGGACAAAAGCAGTGGATGCCTGTGGGCAAAATCGCCGTCAAACGCTCAACTCAAATTCATGACGCGATTTATTCCAACGAAGAAGCCTTACTGCAAGGTGCTTATCATCGGATGCCAGTCCTCAAGAAAAATCGGGCAAATCTGAGTTTTGAATATGGTTACCGGCTCAAGGGATTTAAAGATGAATCCATCGAGCTGGCCGTCCGGCCTGAGCGGAAGATTGGGAACGCCATCCAAAACGTCGTCGATAACGTCGGAGCGACTATCAGTGGTCTATTTCAGAAAAAATCGAAGTAG